One genomic window of Mogibacterium diversum includes the following:
- the trkA gene encoding Trk system potassium transporter TrkA → MKIAIIGAGKLGIRITEALLDGDYDVTVVDNNEKKLDILAQQFDVFTVLGDAKTIETLNKIDVKSFDFLIATTTSDDTNILAASFAKILGCKRVIARVREPEHMNQLDFLREHYNIDMLINPDLLITSEIYRYLVEKYTLSNGIFTSRSIALIEFDADKKPQLIGKSLVEFRTIMPDMLMVGISRKGKMIIPHGNSVIEAHDLLYLIGEKENVFDLASRVHTKMKHSAVQKVMIIGGGKTGYYLASRLSEYGVFVKIIEKDKARCHYLANKLENVMVLNGDGSNVGLLTEEDMDEMDAFVTATGYDEENLLLALMAKTHGIEDVISKVSHDSYTDLISKLGIDVVLNPLDISCSTILRLIRGAKKVISSVLLQGQAELMEVYAQEGMGMINIPLKNMKLPDYIIIAAIHRGMDTIIPDGNTKIKPGDRVTIVCMISNIGYVEKLFKPNIRLSILK, encoded by the coding sequence ATGAAAATTGCGATAATTGGAGCCGGAAAGCTTGGAATCAGAATTACTGAAGCCCTGCTTGATGGAGATTATGATGTTACAGTTGTAGATAACAATGAAAAAAAATTAGATATACTAGCCCAGCAGTTTGACGTTTTCACTGTTCTTGGTGATGCGAAGACTATCGAAACACTCAATAAGATTGACGTAAAATCTTTCGATTTTCTCATCGCCACAACGACATCTGATGATACAAATATCTTAGCTGCTTCGTTTGCAAAGATTCTCGGCTGCAAACGCGTAATTGCAAGAGTTAGAGAGCCGGAACATATGAATCAGTTGGACTTTCTTAGAGAGCACTATAATATTGATATGCTCATTAATCCTGACCTCCTGATTACTTCTGAAATCTATCGATATCTGGTTGAGAAATACACTCTTAGCAATGGTATTTTTACTTCGAGAAGTATCGCACTTATTGAATTTGATGCTGATAAGAAACCTCAGCTTATCGGTAAATCGCTAGTTGAATTTCGAACTATTATGCCAGATATGCTAATGGTAGGTATTTCTCGCAAAGGGAAAATGATAATTCCGCATGGAAATTCGGTTATAGAAGCACACGACCTCCTATATCTTATAGGCGAGAAGGAAAATGTATTTGATTTAGCTAGTCGTGTACACACTAAAATGAAGCATTCTGCAGTACAGAAGGTTATGATTATCGGTGGCGGAAAAACCGGGTATTACCTTGCTTCTAGGCTATCTGAATACGGCGTGTTCGTAAAGATAATCGAAAAAGATAAAGCTCGTTGTCACTATTTGGCGAATAAGCTTGAAAATGTAATGGTTCTTAATGGTGATGGATCTAATGTTGGTCTCTTAACTGAAGAGGATATGGATGAAATGGATGCTTTTGTAACGGCGACAGGTTATGATGAAGAGAACCTCCTTCTTGCTCTTATGGCCAAGACGCATGGTATAGAAGATGTAATTTCTAAGGTTAGCCATGACAGCTATACAGATTTAATTTCAAAGCTCGGTATAGATGTAGTTCTTAACCCACTTGATATCAGTTGTTCAACTATTCTTAGGCTCATACGCGGGGCAAAAAAAGTTATATCATCTGTTCTTTTACAGGGTCAGGCTGAACTCATGGAGGTTTATGCGCAGGAAGGCATGGGCATGATTAATATTCCTCTTAAAAACATGAAACTGCCTGATTATATAATCATCGCTGCCATCCACCGCGGAATGGACACAATAATTCCTGATGGAAATACAAAAATCAAACCTGGAGATCGAGTTACAATCGTCTGCATGATCTCCAACATCGGATATGTAGAGAAACTATTTAAGCCAAATATAAGACTTAGTATTTTAAAGTAA
- a CDS encoding Cof-type HAD-IIB family hydrolase translates to MSIKIIGLDLDGTTLGINGKLPPINKIAIERAIDAGINVVVTTGRVISAVPEDIMNISGLRYIISSNGAHVRDLKQGHDVYSSFIDPDVIGRVVDLARERNLYLEAFHDGRAYIDSALYHDIDVNGSIHRRREYVLRTRNPLDDIFGFMLDNCTEIENINIFFEDMNKLEDIRKIVSKYDDANVTSSVPNNIEIGGLGSSKSKALSELMKILSIDRSELMCCGDAANDIPMLQLAEIGVAMENAWDIVKENADYITDTNVNGGVGKAILKFCFGEEV, encoded by the coding sequence ATGAGTATTAAGATTATTGGATTAGATTTAGATGGAACAACTCTTGGAATTAACGGTAAACTACCCCCAATCAACAAGATTGCTATTGAGCGCGCAATTGATGCGGGTATCAATGTTGTTGTGACGACAGGGCGCGTCATTTCAGCAGTTCCAGAAGATATTATGAATATATCAGGGCTAAGATATATAATTTCTTCAAATGGGGCTCATGTTCGCGATTTAAAGCAGGGACATGATGTGTATTCCAGTTTTATAGATCCAGATGTAATCGGGAGAGTAGTGGATCTTGCAAGAGAACGCAATCTATATCTCGAGGCTTTTCACGATGGAAGAGCATATATAGATTCAGCTCTCTATCATGATATTGATGTTAATGGAAGCATTCACAGAAGGCGCGAGTATGTTCTTAGGACGAGAAATCCACTAGACGATATATTTGGATTTATGCTTGATAACTGCACAGAGATTGAGAATATAAATATCTTTTTTGAAGATATGAATAAGCTTGAGGATATTCGAAAGATAGTAAGCAAATATGATGATGCTAATGTAACGTCATCTGTGCCAAATAATATTGAAATCGGTGGACTCGGCTCTAGCAAAAGCAAAGCGTTGTCTGAACTTATGAAAATACTCTCGATAGACAGATCTGAGCTTATGTGCTGTGGTGATGCTGCGAATGATATTCCGATGTTGCAGTTAGCGGAAATTGGAGTTGCTATGGAAAATGCATGGGATATCGTTAAGGAGAATGCCGATTACATAACGGATACAAATGTAAACGGAGGCGTCGGTAAAGCCATATTAAAGTTCTGCTTTGGCGAAGAAGTGTAA
- a CDS encoding YraN family protein, with product MKYNKIIGSLGEKMAADILEQQGYEVIARNYTCKLGEIDIIAMDTRENVLSFIEVKTRTSDKYGYPAEAISTNKIRHIKNVAGHFLRKHADFSDYNARFDVVEIECKVSKNCF from the coding sequence ATGAAGTACAACAAGATAATAGGTAGTCTAGGCGAAAAGATGGCCGCAGATATACTTGAACAGCAAGGATATGAGGTGATTGCAAGAAACTATACATGTAAATTAGGAGAGATAGATATTATCGCTATGGATACGAGGGAAAATGTACTTAGCTTTATTGAAGTTAAAACGAGGACGAGCGATAAATATGGTTATCCAGCAGAGGCAATATCAACCAATAAAATCCGTCACATCAAAAACGTAGCCGGTCATTTCTTGCGTAAACACGCAGATTTTAGCGATTATAATGCTCGATTTGACGTAGTCGAAATTGAATGCAAAGTTAGTAAGAATTGTTTTTAG
- a CDS encoding YifB family Mg chelatase-like AAA ATPase produces MLSTITSGVIKGIEGQKVNIETCIGNGLPNFNIVGLASKSVIESRERIRSAIIHSGYDFPHGHITVNLSPASLNKNGSHLDLPIAIGVLSSTLVVNSRKAKAYAVIGELSLSGRIMPIDGVLPLIIAFREAGIKKVILPVRNVKEASMVEGISVIGVKKLEEAIVAINNELSEGDTFPIANYSSERIEECDYSDIKGQEYAKRALVVAAAGKHPLLMIGPPGCGKTMLAKRMPTILTPITNSELLETTIIHSVAGHLNKGSNNLINRPFRAPHHTISRAALLGGGVYPMPGELSLAHNGVLFLDEFCEFDSGQIEALRQPLEDHKIVISRQGITYEFPCRALVIMAANPCPCGFFGSESNECTCTAQEIARYRRRMSGPILDRIDLQLTMQEVRYEDLKFEKIGKDKVLDSETMSSMVSDAVRFSKLEGRDEKCGNISDKKIRDACLLGNLENKFLENAYDRLKLSPRSYIRTLKVARTIADIEQERKVSIEHLAEALGYRCSEYDIGKD; encoded by the coding sequence ATGCTATCAACGATTACAAGTGGAGTTATTAAAGGAATCGAAGGTCAGAAGGTAAACATTGAGACATGTATAGGCAATGGTCTTCCTAATTTCAATATTGTTGGTTTAGCTTCAAAATCAGTTATAGAATCGAGGGAAAGGATTCGCTCAGCAATAATACATTCAGGTTATGATTTTCCTCATGGCCATATAACTGTCAATTTATCACCAGCAAGTCTTAATAAAAATGGAAGTCATCTAGATCTCCCGATTGCAATCGGTGTACTCTCGAGTACTCTAGTAGTAAATAGTAGGAAAGCGAAAGCATATGCGGTCATTGGAGAGCTATCTCTATCGGGGAGGATTATGCCAATAGATGGGGTTTTACCTTTGATAATAGCCTTTCGTGAAGCAGGCATAAAAAAGGTTATTCTTCCTGTAAGAAATGTTAAGGAAGCATCGATGGTAGAAGGCATTTCTGTTATAGGGGTTAAGAAACTTGAAGAAGCAATAGTTGCTATTAATAACGAACTTAGTGAGGGAGACACTTTTCCAATTGCAAATTACTCTAGTGAGAGAATAGAAGAATGTGATTATTCAGACATAAAAGGGCAAGAATATGCAAAAAGAGCACTTGTTGTCGCCGCTGCTGGTAAGCATCCACTACTTATGATTGGACCTCCCGGGTGTGGTAAAACTATGCTTGCAAAGCGGATGCCTACAATATTAACACCGATTACAAATAGTGAACTGCTAGAAACTACAATAATACACTCCGTGGCAGGGCATCTTAATAAGGGCAGTAATAACTTGATAAATAGACCTTTTAGAGCCCCGCATCACACTATATCTAGAGCAGCTCTTCTCGGTGGTGGGGTATATCCGATGCCTGGAGAACTTTCTTTAGCTCATAATGGAGTGCTGTTTCTCGATGAATTTTGTGAGTTTGATTCAGGTCAAATAGAAGCACTTCGGCAGCCGTTAGAAGATCATAAAATCGTAATATCTAGACAAGGAATTACATATGAATTTCCATGTAGAGCACTTGTGATTATGGCGGCAAACCCTTGCCCATGTGGATTTTTTGGAAGTGAATCAAATGAATGCACTTGTACTGCACAAGAGATTGCTAGGTACAGAAGACGAATGAGTGGTCCAATTTTAGATAGGATAGATTTGCAACTTACCATGCAAGAGGTAAGGTATGAAGACCTTAAATTTGAGAAAATTGGGAAAGACAAGGTGCTAGATAGTGAAACCATGAGTTCGATGGTAAGTGATGCTGTAAGGTTCTCTAAACTAGAAGGTAGAGACGAGAAATGTGGAAATATTAGTGATAAGAAAATTAGAGATGCTTGTCTACTTGGTAATCTTGAAAATAAATTTTTAGAAAATGCATATGATAGGCTTAAACTATCTCCGAGGAGTTATATACGCACACTTAAGGTAGCGAGAACCATTGCAGATATAGAGCAAGAGAGGAAAGTTAGTATTGAACATTTAGCAGAAGCACTAGGATATAGATGTAGTGAATATGATATAGGAAAAGATTAA